The Candidatus Aquicultor sp. genome window below encodes:
- a CDS encoding IS481 family transposase: MTAKEKVAQSKLTMLQLAEQLKNVSEACRMTGYSRQQFYEIKRSFQTYGFEGLIDKDPIPKSMPTKTPPEIEEKVISLSIEHPAFGQQRISDELALIGTQVCAATVRNIWVRHNLETKYKRLLALEEKTATEEFTLTETQIKLLEKHNPALKERHVESAHPGYLLSQDTFYVGRIKGVGRIYLQAVVDTFCSLAFGKLYTSKLPVTAADILYDRVLPFYGAEGVPVLNILTDNGTEFKGKLDSHHYELFLALNDIEHRYCKVATPKTNGFVERFNRTVLDEFFREAFRKKFYASVEELQVDLDEWLTHYNHERPHRGYRNMGRRPYESFTAGKDLIPTEPEKKEVALVS; encoded by the coding sequence ACGGGGTATTCCCGTCAGCAGTTCTACGAGATCAAGCGAAGCTTTCAGACCTACGGCTTTGAGGGTTTAATTGATAAGGATCCCATCCCAAAGTCGATGCCGACCAAGACGCCACCGGAGATCGAAGAAAAAGTCATCAGCCTCTCAATCGAGCACCCCGCATTCGGCCAGCAGCGTATCTCTGATGAGCTTGCCTTGATCGGTACCCAGGTCTGTGCGGCAACGGTGAGAAACATCTGGGTACGACATAACCTTGAGACTAAGTACAAACGTCTTCTGGCACTGGAAGAGAAAACGGCGACAGAAGAATTCACATTAACGGAAACGCAGATTAAGCTCTTGGAGAAGCACAATCCGGCCCTCAAAGAGCGCCACGTCGAGTCGGCTCATCCGGGGTACCTGCTTTCCCAGGATACCTTCTATGTCGGCAGAATCAAAGGTGTTGGGCGCATCTACCTGCAAGCTGTCGTCGATACGTTTTGTTCCCTTGCTTTTGGTAAACTCTATACCTCAAAGCTCCCTGTTACCGCAGCAGATATCCTCTATGATCGCGTGCTGCCGTTCTACGGGGCAGAGGGCGTGCCGGTCTTAAATATCCTCACCGACAACGGCACCGAGTTTAAGGGCAAACTCGATTCCCACCACTATGAGCTTTTCCTGGCCCTCAATGATATCGAGCACCGCTACTGTAAAGTAGCAACACCGAAAACGAACGGCTTCGTCGAGCGGTTCAACCGCACGGTACTCGATGAGTTCTTCAGAGAGGCATTTAGGAAGAAATTCTACGCATCGGTTGAAGAGCTGCAAGTCGATCTTGACGAGTGGCTGACTCACTACAACCATGAGCGGCCTCACCGGGGTTATCGCAACATGGGACGGCGCCCCTATGAATCATTTACCGCCGGTAAGGATCTTATCCCAACTGAGCCTGAAAAGAAGGAGGTGGCATTGGTAAGCTAG
- a CDS encoding IS3 family transposase: protein MPDQRFKLIDEESAHHSISRLARVLGVTAAGYYAWKFRAPSERKLQDELLKTKIERIHKDSFGIYGAPRIHAELKANDICVGRKRVARLMKELGIEGVSKRGRRRITKPKEATPIAPDLVNRDFTATKPNELWIADITYIPTWQGWLFLSVVNDAYSRKVCGWSMRDDLKAELVIDALGMAVTRRRPKPGLIHHSDRGSQYAALAFGKTLKDSGIMASMGSRGDAYDNAAAESFMSTIKAELIHRQSWKTKDKARLAVFRYIECFYNPLRRHSGIGYLSPDEYEKLFDETSEESIVQANVSTLTG from the coding sequence GTGCCAGATCAAAGATTCAAATTGATCGACGAAGAGAGCGCACACCATAGCATCTCCCGCTTAGCCCGCGTCCTCGGTGTGACGGCCGCAGGCTACTACGCCTGGAAGTTCCGGGCACCGTCAGAGCGAAAGCTGCAAGACGAACTATTGAAAACAAAAATAGAACGGATCCACAAAGATTCATTCGGCATCTACGGGGCGCCTCGCATCCACGCCGAACTTAAGGCGAACGACATATGTGTTGGCAGGAAGCGCGTAGCTAGATTAATGAAGGAACTCGGCATCGAGGGCGTATCCAAGCGCGGCAGGCGAAGGATCACAAAACCAAAAGAGGCAACACCGATCGCACCGGATCTCGTCAATCGCGACTTTACCGCCACAAAACCAAATGAGCTCTGGATTGCGGATATAACATATATACCGACCTGGCAAGGGTGGCTGTTTCTCTCAGTAGTTAACGATGCCTATAGCCGAAAAGTCTGCGGTTGGTCGATGCGAGATGACTTGAAAGCAGAACTCGTAATCGATGCACTGGGTATGGCGGTAACGAGAAGGCGGCCCAAACCGGGACTCATCCATCATTCGGATCGCGGCAGCCAGTATGCTGCCCTTGCGTTCGGCAAGACGCTTAAAGACTCAGGCATTATGGCATCCATGGGCAGTCGCGGGGACGCCTATGACAATGCGGCAGCCGAGAGTTTTATGTCGACGATTAAGGCCGAGCTAATCCATCGGCAATCATGGAAAACCAAGGATAAGGCACGCCTTGCTGTCTTTCGCTATATCGAATGTTTCTACAATCCATTGCGGAGGCATTCGGGGATTGGCTACCTAAGTCCGGACGAGTATGAGAAACTATTTGATGAGACCTCAGAGGAGTCGATTGTTCAAGCTAATGTGTCAACGCTAACGGGGTAA
- a CDS encoding IS3 family transposase (programmed frameshift), whose translation MSKPKRKYTQEFKEEAVKLVTEQGYKISEAARNLGIRENMLGRWKREFESGKYTPAAHADEKAEIKRLQEENRRLKMEREIPKKGGGLLRQRTQVRYRFISVEKANYPITALCNVMQVHRSGYYAWEKRADNVKYSDELIELVRRVHRGSGETYGTRRIARALKNKGIPCGRTKARTLMRLAAVAVKKRRKFKVTTESNHSLPVAPNLLAQDFTVAAPNRAWVSDITYIWTHEGWSYLAIVMDLYSRQIVGWSMERRITKELVINAFNMAYWQRRPQKGLIFHSDRGSQYASLEFRKLLASGGAVQSMSGIGNCFDNAVAESFFGSLKVERVHFANYITREEAKQDIIDYIEMFYNSQRFHSYLGYMSPRQFEQSWMLSKAS comes from the exons ATGAGCAAGCCAAAAAGGAAATATACGCAAGAATTTAAGGAAGAAGCGGTAAAGCTTGTTACCGAGCAGGGCTATAAGATAAGCGAGGCCGCCAGAAACTTAGGGATACGAGAGAACATGCTGGGGCGCTGGAAGAGAGAGTTCGAATCCGGCAAATACACACCGGCGGCACACGCAGATGAGAAAGCCGAAATCAAGCGGCTGCAAGAAGAAAATCGCCGCTTAAAGATGGAGCGCGAGATAC CTAAAAAAGGCGGCGGCCTTCTTCGCCAACGAACCCAAGTAAGGTATCGGTTCATTTCGGTGGAGAAGGCCAACTATCCGATAACAGCACTCTGCAACGTGATGCAGGTACACAGAAGCGGCTACTATGCGTGGGAAAAACGAGCGGATAACGTAAAGTACAGCGATGAGCTGATCGAGCTCGTGCGAAGGGTCCATAGGGGTTCCGGCGAAACTTACGGCACCCGCAGGATCGCACGGGCACTTAAAAACAAAGGTATCCCCTGCGGCCGGACAAAAGCACGGACACTGATGCGTCTGGCAGCAGTTGCGGTAAAGAAGCGCCGTAAGTTTAAGGTAACAACGGAGAGCAACCATAGCCTGCCGGTTGCACCCAACCTGCTTGCGCAGGACTTTACTGTTGCCGCTCCCAACAGAGCGTGGGTTTCAGACATCACCTATATCTGGACGCATGAGGGCTGGAGTTATTTGGCCATTGTAATGGACCTTTACTCACGGCAGATCGTGGGCTGGTCGATGGAGAGGCGTATTACCAAAGAGCTTGTCATAAACGCGTTTAACATGGCCTATTGGCAACGCAGGCCGCAGAAGGGATTGATATTTCACTCCGACCGGGGCAGCCAGTACGCAAGCCTTGAGTTTCGGAAACTATTGGCAAGCGGCGGCGCTGTTCAAAGCATGAGCGGAATCGGCAATTGCTTTGATAATGCTGTCGCGGAGAGCTTCTTTGGCAGCTTAAAGGTAGAGCGAGTTCATTTCGCCAACTATATAACCAGGGAGGAGGCAAAACAGGACATCATCGATTACATCGAGATGTTTTACAACAGCCAGCGGTTTCATTCGTATCTGGGCTATATGAGCCCTAGGCAGTTCGAGCAGTCATGGATGCTAAGCAAAGCATCCTAA